From Acidipropionibacterium acidipropionici, one genomic window encodes:
- a CDS encoding IS256 family transposase: protein MTAAHIVDPTRVLDQALGQASPDLLRSLLATMINMLLSADADQVAGAEYGRPDPDRLVQRNGYRHRDLDTRVGTVDVAIPKLRQGSYFPEWLLERRKRAESAMITVVADAYLAGVSTRRMDKLVKQLGIDSLSKSQVSRMAADLDAQVEAFRHRPLGEAGPFTFVAADALTMKVREAGRVINAVVLTATGVNADGHREVLGLQVATAETGPAWNTFFADLVARGLSGVRLVTSDAHAGLREAIAANLPGAAWQRCRTHYAANLMSVCPKSLWPAVKAMLHSVYDQPSAAAVDAQFDRLLDYVEAKLPQVHAHLDAARADLLAFTSFPVDVWRQIWSNNPQERLNKEIRRRTDAVGIFPNREAVIRLVGAVLAEQTDEWAEGRRYLGLEVLERSRIPQTPVSEDQTRLEGADPIPPELTA, encoded by the coding sequence ATGACCGCTGCCCATATTGTCGACCCGACGCGGGTCCTGGACCAAGCCCTGGGCCAGGCCTCCCCGGACCTGCTGCGCTCACTGCTGGCCACGATGATCAACATGCTGCTGTCGGCCGATGCCGACCAGGTCGCCGGCGCGGAGTACGGCCGCCCCGATCCCGACCGCCTCGTCCAGCGCAACGGCTACCGTCACCGCGACCTGGACACCCGGGTCGGCACCGTGGATGTGGCGATCCCCAAGCTCCGCCAGGGCAGCTACTTCCCAGAGTGGCTGCTGGAGCGGCGCAAGCGCGCCGAGTCGGCGATGATCACCGTGGTCGCCGACGCCTACCTGGCCGGGGTCTCCACCCGCCGGATGGACAAGCTCGTCAAGCAGCTGGGTATCGACTCCCTGTCGAAGTCCCAGGTCTCGCGGATGGCCGCCGACCTCGACGCCCAGGTCGAGGCCTTCCGCCACCGACCGCTGGGCGAGGCGGGCCCGTTCACGTTCGTGGCCGCCGACGCCCTGACGATGAAGGTCCGGGAAGCCGGACGGGTCATCAACGCGGTCGTGCTGACTGCCACCGGGGTCAACGCGGACGGCCACCGGGAGGTCCTGGGCCTCCAGGTCGCCACCGCTGAGACCGGGCCGGCCTGGAACACGTTCTTCGCCGATCTGGTGGCCCGGGGCCTGTCCGGGGTGCGGCTGGTCACCTCGGATGCCCATGCCGGGCTGAGGGAGGCGATCGCGGCGAACCTGCCCGGGGCGGCCTGGCAGCGGTGCCGGACCCACTACGCGGCCAATCTGATGAGCGTGTGCCCCAAGAGCCTGTGGCCGGCGGTCAAGGCCATGCTCCACTCGGTCTACGACCAGCCCTCCGCGGCCGCCGTGGATGCCCAGTTCGACCGGCTGCTGGACTATGTGGAGGCCAAGCTTCCCCAGGTCCATGCCCACCTGGACGCCGCGCGGGCCGACCTGTTGGCGTTCACGAGTTTCCCGGTCGACGTGTGGCGCCAGATCTGGTCGAACAATCCCCAGGAGCGGCTGAACAAGGAGATCCGGAGGCGTACCGATGCCGTGGGGATCTTCCCCAACAGGGAGGCCGTCATCCGGCTCGTCGGGGCCGTGCTGGCCGAGCAGACCGATGAGTGGGCCGAGGGCCGGCGCTACCTGGGCCTGGAGGTCCTGGAACGCTCACGGATCCCTCAGACCCCCGTCAGCGAAGACCAGACCCGCCTGGAAGGAGCAGACCCCATCCCACCCGAACTGACAGCCTGA
- a CDS encoding aspartate aminotransferase family protein, which translates to MSTTAEIDARIPSGPDAQSQADSENPSSTAVPDIAESGFAGLEGAGLDEAIIAVDHAKVFHSWSAQAYLPSFSVAGGSGAELWNHAGERWLDFTSQLVNVNIGYQHPRVVEAIRAQAEQLTTIAPSTSNNQRAIAAGKILDHAGPGFAKVFFTNAGADANENAIRLARLYTGRDKIISRYRSYHGNTGAAIVASGDWRRVPNEYACGHVHVFGPYLYRSRFWAESPAQECERALEHLEATILAEGPATIAGILLESVPGTAGVLVPPPGYLAGVRAICDRYGIVMIADEVMAGFGRTGSWFAFQSQAVTPDLVSFAKGVNSGYVPAGGVIICPQVAAAFDERVFPGGLTYSGHPLAMAAAVATMNAMEDEGIVDNAARVGREVIGPGLEKLAANPLVGEVRGLGVFWAVEMVADKATREPIGAERLARITAACKDNGLLVDAHDNRIHVVPPCVITAEQATRGIQILTDAITEEAGR; encoded by the coding sequence ATGTCCACCACTGCCGAAATCGATGCACGCATCCCGTCAGGCCCGGATGCACAATCGCAGGCCGACTCCGAGAACCCCAGCTCGACCGCTGTCCCTGATATCGCGGAGTCCGGTTTCGCGGGTCTGGAGGGTGCGGGTCTGGATGAGGCGATCATCGCGGTCGATCATGCGAAGGTGTTCCATTCCTGGAGTGCTCAGGCCTACCTGCCGTCGTTCAGTGTGGCCGGCGGGTCGGGGGCCGAGTTGTGGAATCATGCCGGGGAGAGGTGGCTGGATTTCACCAGCCAGCTCGTCAACGTCAATATCGGCTATCAGCATCCCAGGGTCGTTGAAGCGATCCGCGCCCAGGCCGAGCAGCTGACCACGATCGCCCCGTCGACGTCGAATAATCAGCGGGCGATCGCCGCCGGCAAGATCCTGGATCATGCCGGGCCGGGTTTCGCCAAGGTGTTCTTCACCAACGCCGGCGCCGACGCCAACGAGAACGCCATCCGGCTGGCCCGCCTCTACACCGGCCGGGACAAGATCATCTCCCGCTACCGCTCCTACCACGGCAACACGGGGGCCGCGATCGTGGCCTCCGGTGACTGGCGGCGGGTCCCCAACGAGTACGCCTGCGGCCATGTTCACGTCTTCGGCCCTTACCTGTACCGGTCCCGCTTCTGGGCCGAGTCCCCGGCCCAGGAGTGCGAGCGGGCCCTGGAGCATCTGGAGGCCACCATCCTGGCCGAGGGGCCCGCCACGATCGCGGGAATCCTGCTGGAGTCGGTGCCGGGCACCGCCGGTGTCCTCGTGCCGCCGCCGGGTTATCTGGCCGGGGTGCGGGCGATCTGCGACCGGTACGGCATCGTGATGATCGCCGATGAGGTGATGGCCGGGTTCGGACGCACCGGTTCCTGGTTCGCGTTCCAGTCCCAGGCGGTGACCCCGGATCTGGTGTCCTTCGCCAAGGGGGTCAACTCGGGGTATGTGCCGGCCGGCGGGGTGATCATCTGCCCCCAGGTCGCGGCGGCTTTCGATGAGCGGGTGTTTCCCGGCGGGTTGACGTATTCGGGTCATCCGTTGGCGATGGCGGCTGCTGTGGCCACGATGAACGCGATGGAGGACGAGGGCATCGTCGACAACGCCGCCCGGGTGGGCCGGGAGGTGATCGGCCCGGGCCTGGAGAAGCTCGCCGCCAATCCGCTGGTCGGCGAGGTGCGGGGCCTGGGGGTGTTCTGGGCGGTCGAGATGGTCGCCGACAAGGCCACCCGTGAGCCCATCGGCGCCGAGCGTCTGGCCCGGATCACCGCGGCCTGCAAGGACAACGGCCTGCTGGTCGATGCCCACGACAACCGGATCCACGTCGTCCCGCCCTGCGTCATCACAGCCGAACAGGCCACCCGAGGCATCCAGATCCTCACCGACGCCATCACCGAGGAGGCAGGACGGTGA
- a CDS encoding SDR family oxidoreductase, producing the protein MAADATSSEGSARRVLVTGASSGIGAATVRHLRSLGMEVVAAARRKERLEDLAAETGCEAYPIDITSDTEVAALASHLEATGGLDAVVNNAGGALGLDPVASADVDGWRRMYELNVLGTLRIVKAVLPLLRASGAGDVVIVTSTAAHAPYEGGAGYTGVKHAERMLATTLRWEIVGEPIRVIEISPGNVATEEFSLVRFDGDEERAKKVYEGYQPLLASDIADVIGYALTRPEYVNLDLVIVRPRAQASNTKIAKNV; encoded by the coding sequence ATGGCAGCAGACGCGACCAGCAGCGAGGGCAGTGCCCGGCGAGTACTCGTGACGGGGGCCTCGTCGGGGATCGGTGCCGCCACGGTTCGTCATCTTCGAAGCCTCGGCATGGAGGTCGTTGCGGCCGCCAGACGCAAGGAGCGTCTGGAGGATCTGGCGGCCGAGACGGGCTGCGAGGCGTATCCGATCGACATCACCTCGGACACCGAGGTCGCGGCTCTGGCAAGCCATCTCGAGGCAACCGGGGGGCTGGACGCGGTGGTGAACAATGCCGGCGGAGCGCTCGGGCTCGACCCGGTCGCCAGCGCCGACGTCGACGGCTGGCGGAGGATGTACGAGCTGAACGTGCTGGGCACGTTGAGGATCGTCAAGGCGGTGCTGCCCCTATTGCGCGCCTCCGGGGCCGGTGACGTCGTCATCGTCACCTCGACCGCGGCCCACGCGCCGTACGAGGGAGGAGCGGGGTACACCGGTGTGAAGCATGCTGAACGGATGCTGGCGACGACGTTGAGGTGGGAGATTGTGGGCGAGCCGATCAGGGTGATTGAGATCTCGCCGGGAAACGTCGCGACCGAGGAGTTCTCCTTGGTGCGTTTCGACGGGGATGAGGAGCGGGCGAAGAAGGTGTATGAGGGATACCAGCCGCTGCTCGCTTCTGATATCGCCGACGTCATCGGATATGCCCTCACGCGGCCTGAGTATGTGAATCTTGATCTGGTGATCGTGAGGCCTCGTGCTCAGGCGAGTAACACGAAGATCGCCAAGAATGTCTGA
- a CDS encoding aminotransferase class I/II-fold pyridoxal phosphate-dependent enzyme: MEGHSPPQIAAGVARLVYQGNISAGDRMPVIKEVAQNLGVSAGTVAVAWKILGDLGLVESRGRSGTLVLPRPNSWLPPRYRPDTDSSAQVMLNLAEGTPDPDLLPDVTRGLILGTQDHRTMSVDSYFDPPVNPVLRDLLEASWPYHAQRITVFDGAGDALFRSLEETVRFGDRVAVEDPGYPPLFDMADVMGLVPVPLEMDSCGVTCESLLRALKAGAKVICLQPRAQNPTGVSMTPTRVRGLAQVLRRFDRARRPLIIEDDHSGLVTQARMVSLGAYLPDDVLRIQSFSKAYGPDFRMAALSGPASLIDSMVARRLLGPGWTSHLLQRLLAQLMTDLEVQRQRRAAVIEYRRRAAALASELALREVVAHPGDGLTMWIPVLNEASAAGHLLAAGIRVSVGQQFSVARREVVTGEPGPGHIRVSIGALPATDLSGVAELLAAAALLG, encoded by the coding sequence ATGGAGGGGCATTCGCCGCCACAGATCGCCGCGGGGGTCGCGCGCCTCGTCTATCAGGGCAACATCAGCGCTGGGGACCGGATGCCGGTCATCAAGGAGGTTGCCCAGAATCTGGGGGTGAGCGCCGGAACGGTCGCCGTGGCGTGGAAGATCCTCGGCGATCTGGGCCTGGTCGAATCGCGTGGACGCTCGGGCACGCTCGTGCTGCCGCGGCCGAACAGCTGGCTACCGCCCAGATACCGTCCTGACACGGACTCGTCGGCGCAGGTGATGCTCAACCTGGCGGAGGGTACCCCGGATCCGGATCTTCTGCCCGATGTGACCCGGGGTCTGATTCTGGGGACGCAGGACCACCGGACGATGAGCGTGGACTCCTACTTCGATCCGCCCGTCAACCCGGTGCTGCGCGACCTTCTGGAGGCGAGCTGGCCCTACCACGCCCAGCGCATCACTGTGTTCGACGGCGCTGGCGACGCGCTCTTCCGCTCCCTGGAGGAGACGGTCCGGTTCGGGGATCGGGTGGCGGTCGAAGATCCCGGCTATCCGCCGCTGTTCGATATGGCGGATGTCATGGGCCTGGTGCCGGTGCCCCTGGAGATGGACTCCTGCGGGGTGACGTGCGAGTCGCTGCTCCGGGCGCTCAAGGCGGGTGCCAAGGTGATCTGCCTGCAGCCGCGCGCCCAGAACCCGACGGGTGTGTCCATGACCCCGACCAGGGTTCGGGGGCTCGCCCAGGTGCTGAGGCGGTTCGACCGGGCGAGGCGGCCGCTGATCATCGAGGACGACCACTCCGGCCTCGTGACGCAGGCGAGGATGGTGAGCCTCGGGGCGTACCTGCCCGATGACGTCCTGCGGATCCAATCCTTCTCGAAGGCCTACGGCCCCGACTTTCGGATGGCGGCTCTCAGCGGTCCGGCGTCGCTGATCGACTCGATGGTGGCCCGTCGGCTCCTCGGCCCGGGCTGGACGAGCCACCTGCTTCAGCGGCTGCTCGCACAGCTCATGACAGATCTCGAGGTGCAGCGGCAGCGTCGGGCGGCGGTCATCGAGTATCGGCGTCGGGCTGCCGCGCTGGCCTCCGAACTCGCGCTGCGCGAGGTCGTCGCCCATCCCGGGGACGGGCTGACGATGTGGATACCGGTACTCAATGAGGCGTCGGCCGCCGGCCACCTCCTGGCCGCCGGAATACGCGTGTCGGTCGGTCAGCAGTTCTCGGTCGCCAGGCGCGAAGTGGTCACCGGCGAGCCGGGGCCCGGACACATCCGTGTCAGCATCGGCGCTCTTCCGGCCACGGACCTCAGCGGGGTCGCGGAGTTGCTCGCAGCGGCCGCGCTGCTGGGGTGA
- a CDS encoding ABC transporter permease has product MTINPSWQFLVAFLALVALTMVISRVGRLGIGRASAVASVRAMIQLAVVSLILVYALQHLWAAVGFALLMFAVAVGTTAGRTGVGRAWPWTAVAVASGIVPVLVIVFCSGASPFNAAALIPIAGIIIGNMMNGHTLAGRRLFPALREDIGTFEAALSLGLPRADAIRMVTQDSVAEAVIPSVDSTRTVGLVTLPGAFVGVLLGGGSAVQAGAAQLLVLMGILAGQAVTVVVAHKLICRGLLLPPDLKEKLHE; this is encoded by the coding sequence ATGACCATCAACCCGAGCTGGCAGTTCCTCGTCGCCTTCCTGGCGCTTGTGGCGCTGACGATGGTGATCTCCCGCGTCGGGAGGCTCGGGATCGGGCGGGCCTCGGCCGTCGCCTCGGTGCGTGCCATGATCCAGCTGGCCGTGGTCTCCCTGATCCTCGTCTACGCGCTGCAGCATCTGTGGGCGGCCGTCGGATTCGCCCTGCTGATGTTCGCGGTGGCCGTGGGGACGACTGCCGGGCGCACCGGGGTGGGCAGGGCCTGGCCGTGGACGGCGGTCGCGGTGGCCTCGGGGATCGTGCCGGTGCTGGTGATCGTGTTCTGCTCCGGGGCGTCGCCGTTCAATGCCGCGGCACTCATCCCGATCGCCGGGATCATCATCGGCAACATGATGAACGGCCACACCCTGGCCGGGCGGCGTCTGTTCCCCGCGCTACGCGAGGACATCGGCACCTTCGAGGCGGCCCTGTCGCTGGGCCTGCCGCGCGCCGACGCCATTCGCATGGTGACCCAGGACAGCGTCGCCGAGGCGGTGATCCCAAGCGTCGACAGCACCCGGACCGTCGGCCTGGTGACACTGCCCGGCGCCTTCGTCGGCGTGCTGCTGGGCGGCGGGTCCGCGGTTCAGGCAGGCGCCGCTCAGCTGCTGGTGCTGATGGGGATCCTGGCCGGACAGGCGGTGACCGTGGTGGTGGCCCACAAGCTGATCTGCCGGGGGCTGCTGCTGCCGCCGGACCTCAAGGAGAAGCTGCACGAGTAG
- a CDS encoding phosphatase PAP2 family protein, which translates to MHDELPVQESGPTASGSSPASAPGSTPAPRNPGRADQLDRRGGLDRLGWSVLRPAPVVCLTLVAAVIATGFAVRSSTAEMGILIWIDAHHTPALDGVAWALSWAFESPRAIAVVVLLAAGVAWRCRHLIDGLCAGIALALTWGTSYLVKLLVGRHRPAWTLLRHHVGGPEQDPSFPSGHATFTTALVVVVVMCTRRGWRVWIGAVGCVLAAGVAASRLYLGVHYPSDVAAGIVYGAAAGYLMVRATTLVSHARPDRRAGQDEDELRSGPGEIS; encoded by the coding sequence ATGCACGACGAACTCCCCGTCCAGGAATCCGGACCCACCGCGTCGGGGAGCAGTCCCGCCTCCGCACCCGGGAGCACCCCGGCCCCCCGCAATCCTGGACGCGCCGACCAGCTCGATCGCCGTGGAGGGCTTGACCGGCTGGGCTGGAGCGTGCTGCGACCGGCCCCGGTGGTCTGCCTCACGCTGGTGGCGGCGGTGATCGCGACCGGTTTCGCGGTGCGCAGCTCCACCGCCGAGATGGGGATCCTGATCTGGATCGACGCCCATCACACTCCGGCCCTCGACGGCGTCGCGTGGGCGCTGAGCTGGGCCTTCGAATCGCCCCGGGCGATCGCGGTGGTGGTGCTGCTCGCCGCAGGGGTGGCCTGGCGGTGTCGACACCTGATCGACGGGCTGTGCGCGGGGATCGCGCTGGCGCTGACCTGGGGCACGAGCTACCTGGTGAAGCTGCTGGTGGGACGCCACCGGCCGGCCTGGACGCTGCTGCGCCACCATGTGGGCGGCCCGGAGCAGGATCCCAGTTTTCCCAGTGGCCATGCGACATTCACGACGGCGCTCGTCGTCGTGGTCGTGATGTGCACCCGGCGCGGGTGGCGGGTGTGGATCGGGGCGGTGGGGTGCGTACTCGCGGCGGGGGTGGCGGCGTCACGGCTGTACCTGGGAGTGCACTACCCCAGCGATGTCGCCGCCGGTATCGTCTACGGCGCGGCGGCCGGATACCTGATGGTCCGGGCCACCACCCTGGTGAGCCATGCGCGTCCGGACCGCCGTGCCGGCCAGGACGAGGACGAGCTCCGATCCGGGCCTGGAGAGATCTCATGA
- a CDS encoding undecaprenyl-diphosphate phosphatase: MNWWQAVVLGIVEGITEFLPVSSTGHLRIVEHLMGFQTQGAGMTAFTAIIQVGAIIAAIIFFWRDIVRIVVAWVSGVFHSDARTNPDYILGWGVIIGSIPVAVVGLAFKSAIEGPLASIWVVAGALVLWSLVMLLADRRKNLQRSMHDVTLVDAVVIGLFQALSPLFPGVSRSGATISAGLFRGFNRPDATRLSFFMGIPALVAAGAYEALGSASDITASSRILLSGGSGVIGWGPTVIATIVSLVVAYFSIAWLLKFVSSNKFTGFIWYRVIVGALLLVLAATGMMSV; the protein is encoded by the coding sequence GTGAACTGGTGGCAGGCCGTCGTTCTCGGCATCGTCGAGGGCATCACAGAATTTCTCCCGGTCTCGAGCACCGGGCACCTGCGGATCGTGGAGCACCTCATGGGCTTCCAGACGCAGGGGGCCGGGATGACTGCCTTCACCGCGATCATCCAGGTGGGCGCCATCATCGCCGCCATCATCTTCTTCTGGCGAGACATCGTCCGCATCGTCGTCGCCTGGGTCTCCGGCGTCTTCCACTCCGATGCCCGCACGAACCCCGACTACATCCTCGGCTGGGGAGTCATCATCGGCTCGATCCCGGTCGCGGTCGTCGGCCTGGCCTTCAAGAGCGCCATCGAGGGGCCGTTGGCATCCATCTGGGTGGTCGCCGGGGCGCTGGTGCTCTGGAGCCTGGTGATGCTGCTGGCCGACCGGCGCAAGAATCTCCAGCGCTCCATGCACGACGTCACCCTCGTCGACGCCGTCGTGATCGGCCTCTTCCAGGCCCTCTCCCCGCTCTTCCCCGGCGTCTCCCGCTCCGGCGCGACGATCTCGGCCGGCCTGTTCCGCGGCTTCAACCGGCCAGACGCCACCCGGCTGTCCTTCTTCATGGGGATCCCCGCCCTGGTGGCGGCCGGTGCCTACGAGGCCCTCGGTTCGGCGAGTGACATCACCGCCTCCAGTCGCATCCTGCTGTCCGGCGGGTCCGGCGTCATCGGCTGGGGCCCGACGGTGATCGCTACGATCGTGTCACTGGTGGTGGCCTACTTCTCGATCGCCTGGCTGCTGAAGTTCGTCTCCTCGAACAAGTTCACCGGATTCATCTGGTACCGGGTGATCGTCGGGGCGCTGCTGCTGGTGCTGGCGGCCACCGGAATGATGTCCGTCTGA
- a CDS encoding response regulator transcription factor, with protein sequence MTSGRPRLLLIEDDPNLSAIMASYLRGYEVIVAADGGSGLTSALESPVDVMVVDRMLPVMEGTEVVRRLRRARVKTPILMLTALGTVADKVEGLDSGANDYLVKPFDFDELEARLRALLRSYDDDAGGLEIGDWDFRPADRIINSPYIGPIVLTPRESDLLELLARHPDRTYSRDDILAAVFSPTDSPGTVDTYVHYLRQKTEQTVILTIRRKGYRLGTL encoded by the coding sequence ATGACGTCGGGACGCCCACGTCTGCTGCTCATCGAGGACGACCCGAACCTGTCGGCCATCATGGCCTCCTACCTGCGCGGATACGAGGTGATCGTCGCCGCCGATGGCGGCTCCGGTCTGACGTCGGCACTGGAGAGCCCGGTCGACGTCATGGTGGTCGACCGGATGCTTCCCGTCATGGAGGGCACCGAGGTGGTGCGACGGCTCCGCCGGGCCCGGGTGAAGACCCCCATCCTCATGCTCACCGCCCTGGGAACCGTCGCCGACAAGGTCGAGGGCCTCGATTCGGGGGCCAACGACTATCTCGTCAAGCCCTTCGACTTCGACGAGCTGGAGGCTCGCCTGCGCGCCCTGCTGCGCAGCTACGACGATGACGCCGGGGGCCTGGAGATCGGCGACTGGGACTTCCGCCCGGCCGACCGCATCATCAACTCCCCCTACATCGGCCCCATCGTCCTGACCCCCAGAGAATCAGACCTGCTGGAACTGCTGGCCCGCCACCCGGACCGCACCTACAGCCGCGACGACATCCTGGCTGCGGTGTTCTCGCCGACAGACAGCCCCGGAACCGTCGACACCTACGTCCATTACCTGCGGCAGAAGACCGAGCAGACGGTGATCCTCACCATTCGCCGCAAGGGCTACCGGCTGGGGACGCTGTGA
- a CDS encoding sensor histidine kinase, with protein MSAPKSPDELRVRRTSTRMTRQIGLATVAVSLLFVAAVVVMVILQSRPAELNEPARPGEVRIHLSAAKTVGLSIGVAVAAVVYALVIGRVVSRRAVRPLADALELQRRFVADASHELRTPLTVLDARVQMLQRELAEGQPAGETASALRQDTGRLIGIVNDLLAVSGDDSGEGARGPGPVADASQIVTSSAESMRVLAEQRGVSLVIDVEPDLEVRMPPAGLGRCVTALVDNAINHGSGDHSSGDHGSARGRVEVQLARDDGRAVMTVSDDGPGIRGVAPDRVFDRFAHTEPVDQPGARQSLGIGLALVQELATRSGGGVKVASTGPDGTVMELTVPLAQ; from the coding sequence GTGAGCGCGCCGAAGAGCCCCGACGAGCTGCGGGTGCGCCGGACCTCGACGCGGATGACCCGCCAGATCGGCCTGGCGACCGTCGCGGTGTCCCTGCTGTTCGTCGCGGCGGTCGTCGTCATGGTGATCCTGCAGTCGCGCCCCGCCGAGCTCAACGAGCCCGCCCGGCCCGGCGAGGTGAGGATCCATCTCAGCGCGGCCAAGACCGTCGGCCTGTCGATCGGCGTCGCGGTCGCGGCCGTCGTCTACGCGCTGGTGATCGGCCGGGTGGTGTCGCGGCGGGCGGTGCGCCCCCTGGCGGACGCCCTGGAGCTCCAGCGCCGATTCGTCGCCGACGCCTCCCACGAGCTGCGGACGCCGTTGACCGTCCTGGACGCCCGGGTCCAGATGCTGCAGCGCGAGCTGGCCGAGGGCCAGCCGGCCGGGGAGACGGCGTCGGCCCTGCGCCAGGACACTGGGCGGCTCATCGGCATCGTCAACGACCTCCTGGCGGTCTCCGGCGACGATTCGGGGGAGGGGGCCCGCGGGCCGGGCCCGGTCGCCGACGCCTCACAGATCGTGACGTCCAGCGCCGAGTCGATGCGGGTGCTCGCCGAGCAGCGGGGGGTGTCCCTGGTGATCGACGTGGAGCCGGACCTGGAGGTGCGGATGCCGCCGGCCGGGCTGGGGCGCTGCGTCACCGCGCTGGTCGACAATGCGATCAATCACGGCTCGGGTGATCACAGTTCAGGCGATCACGGTTCGGCGCGCGGACGGGTGGAGGTCCAGCTGGCCCGCGACGACGGCCGGGCGGTGATGACCGTGTCCGACGACGGGCCCGGCATCCGCGGCGTCGCCCCCGACCGGGTCTTCGACCGGTTCGCCCACACCGAGCCCGTTGACCAGCCGGGCGCCCGTCAGAGCCTCGGCATCGGCCTGGCACTGGTCCAGGAGCTCGCGACGCGCAGTGGAGGTGGCGTCAAGGTGGCCTCCACCGGCCCCGACGGCACGGTGATGGAGCTCACGGTGCCACTGGCTCAGTGA
- a CDS encoding glycosyltransferase, with protein MRILIGADTYPPTINGAAQATRRLARGHTVHVACPSTTGEPGTLTGEQGVVIHRIRSLRYPGCPDFPLSSPRGLRRVARRLIDDVEPDVLHVQSGYLLGRALMDAAAARGIGAVATNHLMPANVLDRLPVPTGLRRLASAIIWRNLTSAYSRAGIVTSPTPRAADLLHTHTGLDVLAVSNGVDTRRFHREPATGGVPTVLFVGRLDPEKHVEDALEAIALLPAEVPGRLEIVGEGCAGPGWKALARKLGLGPDRVVFRGRIDDDALLDAYRRADLLCMPSTAELQSLVTLEAMACGLPVVAADAMALPHLVRHGVNGYLYPPGDREALAGYLATLLRDAPLRAEMGARSLRIVEDHGLDRTLDAFEGCYQRLCRVTEPVAP; from the coding sequence ATGAGAATCCTCATCGGCGCGGACACCTATCCGCCCACCATCAACGGCGCCGCGCAGGCCACCCGGCGTCTGGCCCGCGGCCACACGGTGCACGTCGCCTGCCCCTCGACCACCGGGGAGCCCGGCACACTCACCGGCGAGCAGGGCGTCGTCATCCACCGGATCCGCTCGCTGCGCTACCCGGGCTGCCCGGACTTCCCGCTCAGCAGCCCCCGCGGCCTGCGGCGGGTTGCCCGCCGACTCATCGACGACGTCGAACCCGATGTGCTGCACGTCCAGAGCGGATACCTGCTCGGACGGGCCCTGATGGACGCCGCCGCGGCCCGCGGCATCGGCGCGGTGGCCACCAACCACCTCATGCCGGCCAACGTCCTGGACCGCCTGCCCGTCCCCACCGGGCTGCGGCGGCTGGCCTCGGCGATCATCTGGCGCAACCTGACCAGCGCCTACAGCCGCGCCGGGATCGTCACCTCCCCGACGCCGCGGGCCGCCGACCTGCTGCACACCCATACCGGCTTGGACGTCCTCGCGGTCTCCAACGGCGTCGACACCCGGCGATTCCACCGGGAACCGGCCACGGGCGGTGTGCCGACCGTGCTCTTCGTCGGCCGATTGGATCCCGAGAAGCATGTGGAGGACGCCCTGGAGGCCATCGCCCTGCTGCCCGCCGAGGTGCCCGGCCGCCTGGAGATCGTCGGGGAAGGCTGCGCCGGCCCGGGATGGAAGGCACTCGCCCGGAAGCTGGGGCTGGGGCCGGACCGGGTCGTCTTCCGCGGCCGCATCGACGACGACGCACTCCTGGACGCCTACCGCCGCGCCGACCTGCTGTGCATGCCGAGCACCGCCGAGCTGCAGTCCCTGGTGACACTGGAGGCGATGGCCTGCGGGCTTCCGGTGGTCGCCGCCGACGCCATGGCGCTGCCTCATCTGGTGCGCCACGGCGTCAACGGATATCTCTACCCACCCGGCGACCGGGAAGCCCTGGCCGGATATCTCGCCACCCTGCTGCGCGACGCCCCGCTGCGGGCCGAGATGGGGGCCCGGAGCCTGCGGATCGTCGAGGACCACGGCCTGGACCGCACCCTCGACGCCTTCGAGGGCTGCTACCAGCGGCTGTGCCGGGTCACTGAGCCAGTGGCACCGTGA